A single Prevotella sp. E15-22 DNA region contains:
- a CDS encoding response regulator, whose amino-acid sequence MKILVVDDEQDICEILQYNLENEGFEVVTANSAEEALELPLQDYSLILLDVMMGEMSGFQMARRLKNDPATTQIPIIFITALDSEDNLVKGLNIGADDYIAKPLSMKEVKARVKAVLRRTQLQQTVPAAADNTMTYEGITINLNAKTVVCDGKELDFTKLEFELLSFFLQHPNKVFSREDLLKYCWPQDVLVLDRTVDVNITRLRKKIGRYGKQIKTRVGYGYCFER is encoded by the coding sequence ATGAAGATACTTGTTGTAGATGATGAGCAGGATATCTGTGAAATACTGCAATATAACCTCGAGAATGAAGGTTTTGAGGTGGTTACAGCCAATTCAGCAGAGGAGGCTCTGGAACTACCCCTACAAGATTATTCGCTTATTCTGCTAGATGTTATGATGGGAGAAATGTCGGGGTTCCAGATGGCGCGCAGACTAAAGAACGATCCCGCTACGACACAGATTCCCATTATCTTCATTACGGCACTGGACAGTGAGGACAATCTGGTAAAAGGACTCAATATCGGTGCTGACGACTATATCGCTAAGCCACTGAGTATGAAGGAAGTGAAAGCCAGGGTGAAGGCTGTGCTCAGACGTACTCAATTGCAGCAAACCGTTCCTGCTGCTGCAGATAATACGATGACTTACGAAGGAATTACGATTAATCTGAATGCCAAGACCGTTGTATGTGACGGGAAGGAACTGGATTTCACTAAGCTGGAATTTGAATTATTATCTTTCTTTCTCCAACATCCTAACAAGGTGTTTTCTCGGGAAGACTTATTGAAGTATTGTTGGCCACAGGATGTGCTGGTTCTTGACCGCACGGTAGACGTGAACATCACAAGACTGCGTAAGAAGATAGGCCGTTATGGCAAACAAATAAAAACACGTGTAGGTTATGGCTACTGCTTTGAAAGATGA
- a CDS encoding DUF6078 family protein has protein sequence MKTKNGLILNYDDAPLSWHHCFNENCEKRDNCLRFQTGLTIPDDVVWGNAVYPTAKKGSQCKLYKEIRVINGAYGFKSLFSEVKQKDYTPLRDQIKDYLGGHGTFYRYNSGDKLLTPEQQQWILNLFDSYGYKKEDLAFEHYKDAIDFSEV, from the coding sequence ATGAAGACCAAAAACGGATTAATACTAAATTACGACGATGCGCCACTTTCTTGGCATCATTGTTTCAACGAGAATTGTGAGAAACGTGACAACTGCCTGCGATTCCAGACAGGACTGACCATACCCGACGATGTGGTGTGGGGCAATGCTGTGTATCCCACGGCCAAGAAGGGCAGCCAGTGCAAACTTTACAAGGAGATTCGCGTAATCAACGGTGCCTATGGTTTTAAGTCATTGTTTAGCGAAGTAAAACAGAAAGACTACACACCGCTGCGCGACCAGATAAAGGATTATTTGGGCGGACACGGCACCTTCTACCGCTACAACAGCGGCGATAAACTGCTCACGCCCGAACAGCAGCAATGGATTCTGAACCTCTTTGACAGCTATGGTTATAAGAAAGAGGATCTGGCGTTTGAGCACTACAAAGACGCCATAGATTTCTCAGAGGTTTAA
- a CDS encoding Na/Pi cotransporter family protein, whose translation MELIINIFSLVGSLALFLFGMKTMSEGLEKFAGDRLRSILAAMTKNRVMGVLTGILITALIQSSSATTVMVVSFVNAGLMTLAQSIGVIMGANIGTTVTAWIISAVGFKVNIAAFAIPLLAIGMPLIFSGKGNRKSIGEFIFGFSFLFMGLSFLQDAATEMNIGDMVAGMLAHVPQDSFFTIILFVIVGALVTMIVQASAATMAITLMLFGMNIPGFGFEQAAALAMGQNIGTTITAFMASLTANTQARRAALAHMFFNVFGVVVFLIVFYPACNAVSWFVDSVMGGGNDLYKLSTFHTAFNIINTLLLIGFVHQIELLVCRVLPMKEQDEDYRLKFISGGLLSTAELSIMEAQKEIQNFAERCHRMFGFVTDLMQTEDEVVFNKTFSRIEKYENITDSMEMEIAAYLNKVSEGRLSDASKAQIQKMLRQISELESIGDSVYNLGRTLNRHRLNCHDDFTDTQLQHMQTMLGLVDGALTEMQKRIAAPISRPTTSYNIENEINNYRTQLKNQNLHDVNSGLYSYQLGVFYVDFISECEKLGDYVINVVQAGKGLNNDFEDRPYNGQG comes from the coding sequence ATGGAATTGATTATTAACATTTTCTCGCTTGTTGGTTCTCTGGCGTTGTTCCTCTTTGGAATGAAGACAATGTCGGAAGGACTTGAAAAGTTTGCAGGCGACCGCCTGCGTAGCATTCTGGCGGCTATGACCAAGAACCGCGTGATGGGTGTGCTGACGGGTATCCTGATTACGGCACTCATCCAGTCGTCGAGTGCCACAACCGTGATGGTTGTAAGTTTTGTGAATGCAGGGTTGATGACGCTGGCACAGTCTATTGGCGTCATCATGGGTGCAAACATCGGAACAACAGTTACAGCATGGATTATATCAGCTGTTGGCTTTAAGGTGAACATCGCTGCCTTTGCTATCCCCTTGTTGGCTATCGGTATGCCATTGATATTCAGTGGCAAGGGTAACCGCAAGAGCATTGGCGAATTCATCTTCGGCTTCTCGTTCCTGTTCATGGGACTTTCATTTCTGCAAGATGCAGCCACAGAGATGAACATCGGCGATATGGTGGCTGGCATGCTGGCGCACGTGCCGCAGGATTCGTTCTTCACCATCATATTGTTTGTGATCGTGGGTGCTTTGGTGACTATGATTGTACAAGCTTCAGCAGCTACGATGGCTATTACTTTGATGCTATTTGGTATGAATATTCCCGGCTTTGGATTTGAACAGGCTGCCGCCTTGGCAATGGGGCAGAATATCGGTACAACCATTACGGCATTTATGGCTTCGCTCACCGCTAACACACAGGCACGCCGTGCCGCACTGGCCCACATGTTCTTCAATGTCTTTGGTGTCGTGGTGTTCCTTATCGTATTCTATCCTGCCTGTAACGCCGTCAGTTGGTTTGTTGATAGCGTGATGGGCGGCGGAAACGATCTCTATAAACTTTCAACCTTCCACACAGCCTTTAATATCATTAATACTCTGTTGCTCATTGGCTTTGTTCATCAGATAGAGTTACTTGTGTGTCGCGTACTGCCGATGAAGGAACAGGACGAGGATTATCGTCTGAAGTTCATTTCTGGTGGTCTGCTCTCTACAGCAGAACTCAGCATTATGGAGGCTCAGAAGGAGATTCAGAATTTTGCCGAACGCTGTCACAGAATGTTTGGTTTTGTTACAGATCTGATGCAGACGGAGGATGAAGTGGTATTCAATAAAACTTTTTCTCGCATTGAGAAATACGAGAATATCACCGATTCGATGGAGATGGAGATAGCGGCCTACCTGAACAAGGTGAGTGAGGGTAGATTGTCGGATGCCTCGAAAGCGCAGATACAAAAGATGTTGCGCCAGATATCCGAACTGGAGAGTATCGGCGACTCGGTGTATAACCTCGGTCGCACTCTGAATCGCCATCGCCTGAATTGTCACGATGATTTTACCGACACCCAACTGCAACATATGCAGACGATGTTGGGGCTTGTAGATGGGGCTCTCACTGAAATGCAGAAGCGTATTGCAGCACCCATTTCCCGTCCGACCACCTCGTACAACATCGAAAACGAGATTAATAACTATCGTACGCAGCTGAAAAATCAGAACCTGCACGATGTTAACTCAGGGCTCTATAGTTATCAGCTCGGCGTTTTCTACGTAGATTTCATCTCGGAATGTGAGAAACTGGGCGACTATGTAATAAACGTTGTTCAGGCAGGAAAAGGACTGAATAACGACTTTGAAGACAGACCTTACAATGGGCAAGGCTAA
- a CDS encoding cell wall metabolism sensor histidine kinase WalK, whose translation MATALKDEIKREQNQTRLSSAEREHFAPEAKSKSFQRNLLFSIGGVFLLFAVCFSVYQYQREKEYKIDILHSRLQMYNYEMVQTLGEDSLTNNRLFRDYVERHSMEGLRVSIIDKDGLVILDSYETQVDSLGNHLQRTEIQQALHHGNGYDIKRLSQSTHETYFYSATRFGNVIVRTAVPYSAELTRSLQADSTYMYYAIVLTLLLGVALYYITHRISRHIGYLREFAMKAEEGQQLDHELERRLPDDELGDISHTIIMLYWKLRHSEEEKVRIKRQLTQNAAHELKTPAASIHGYLESILDHPDMPEDKKKHFLERCYAQSERMTKLLLDMSALTKLDEMDDSRTDSRSAYLQVNVGAIVQNVLEDTSLQLNEKHITPSIQMPNHVEVQGDASLIYSIFRNLIDNAIAYATGASRIAIICNEVEHEGRHFYEFQVSDDGPGVEPKHLEHLFERFYRIDKGRSRKLGGTGLGLAIVKNAVAVHGGTTTAQLTPGGGLTIRFTLARF comes from the coding sequence ATGGCTACTGCTTTGAAAGATGAGATTAAGCGAGAGCAGAACCAAACTCGTTTGAGCTCTGCCGAGCGTGAGCATTTTGCGCCGGAGGCGAAAAGTAAATCCTTTCAGCGCAATCTGCTGTTCAGTATCGGTGGTGTTTTCCTGCTCTTTGCTGTTTGCTTTAGTGTGTATCAATACCAGCGTGAGAAGGAGTACAAGATTGACATTCTTCACTCACGTCTTCAGATGTACAACTATGAAATGGTACAGACACTTGGTGAAGACAGTCTAACTAATAATCGTTTGTTTCGCGACTATGTAGAACGGCATAGCATGGAAGGACTTCGTGTGTCAATCATAGATAAGGACGGACTGGTAATCCTGGATAGCTACGAGACCCAGGTGGATTCGCTGGGCAACCATCTTCAGCGAACAGAGATACAGCAGGCATTGCATCATGGCAACGGCTACGACATCAAGCGCCTGTCGCAATCCACCCACGAAACCTACTTTTACTCTGCTACCCGCTTCGGCAATGTCATCGTGCGTACTGCTGTGCCCTACTCTGCCGAGCTGACACGCTCGTTACAGGCCGACAGCACCTATATGTATTATGCCATTGTGCTGACGCTGCTGCTGGGTGTAGCCCTCTATTACATCACCCATCGCATCAGTCGCCATATCGGCTATCTGCGAGAGTTTGCCATGAAAGCCGAAGAGGGCCAACAGCTTGACCACGAACTGGAGCGACGTTTGCCTGACGACGAATTAGGCGACATCAGTCATACCATCATTATGCTTTATTGGAAACTCCGTCATTCTGAGGAAGAAAAGGTACGCATCAAGCGCCAACTCACTCAGAATGCTGCCCATGAACTGAAGACGCCTGCCGCCAGCATTCACGGTTATCTGGAGAGCATTCTGGATCATCCCGACATGCCCGAAGACAAGAAAAAACACTTTCTGGAACGCTGCTATGCCCAGAGTGAACGCATGACCAAACTACTGCTTGACATGAGTGCACTCACCAAGCTCGACGAGATGGACGACAGTCGTACAGACAGCCGAAGCGCATATCTGCAAGTTAACGTCGGTGCCATCGTACAGAATGTGCTCGAAGACACATCGCTGCAACTGAACGAAAAGCACATCACGCCATCCATACAGATGCCCAACCATGTGGAAGTGCAGGGCGACGCAAGCCTCATCTACAGTATCTTCCGCAATCTGATTGACAACGCTATCGCCTACGCCACAGGAGCCTCGCGCATCGCAATCATCTGCAACGAGGTGGAGCACGAAGGGCGCCATTTCTATGAGTTCCAAGTGAGCGACGACGGCCCAGGCGTAGAACCAAAACATCTGGAACACCTTTTTGAGCGTTTCTACCGTATCGACAAAGGGCGCAGCAGGAAACTCGGCGGCACAGGCCTCGGCCTCGCCATCGTTAAAAATGCTGTTGCTGTTCACGGCGGAACAACAACAGCACAACTTACTCCAGGCGGAGGGCTCACCATCAGGTTTACACTCGCAAGGTTTTAG
- a CDS encoding S41 family peptidase, producing the protein MNRRIKTILMMVAMLPMTLSAQENHQLEVGKNLDIFNSLYSNLDLFYVDTLNPKQTMTAAINGMLRSLDPYTEYFPEEETKNLQMMLTGKYAGIGALIKYHTRLKHAVIDEPYEGMPAAEVGLHKGDIILSIDDTTMTDKNVSYVSSHLRGDAGTSFVLKVKRPSTGKEMKFKITRRNIQLPVLPYYGMRPGNIGYINLNQFTEGCAKEVRRAFIDLKNQGAKALIFDLRSNGGGSEMEAVDIVNLWVPQEQTVVENKGKVRQANRVYKTRLEPVDTVMPMVVLVNGETASASEITSGALQDLDRAVILGTRTYGKGLVQVPMDLPYNTNVKITTAHYYIPSGRCIQAINYKRNGKERIADSLTTVFHTRGGREVRDGGGIMPDVEVKSDTMPNIAYYLSASGVDSTEVMFDYVVDYLDHHPTIAPAKDFHLTEADWQAFRQRVIDSGFTYDPVSQKQFDELVKTAKFEGYYDDAKEAFDALEKKLKHNVASDLDKHRKTIQQVLELDIIAAYYYQKGSLEAGLNYDGQLREAERILNDPAEYQRILQPVKQKK; encoded by the coding sequence ATGAACAGACGTATAAAAACAATATTGATGATGGTGGCCATGCTACCCATGACCCTTTCGGCCCAAGAGAACCACCAGTTGGAGGTAGGCAAGAACCTGGATATCTTCAACTCGCTATACAGTAATCTCGACCTCTTTTATGTGGATACGCTGAACCCCAAGCAGACGATGACGGCAGCCATCAACGGCATGCTGCGCTCGCTGGACCCCTATACCGAGTATTTCCCTGAGGAGGAGACGAAGAACCTGCAGATGATGCTCACGGGTAAGTATGCAGGCATAGGCGCATTAATAAAGTATCACACACGCCTGAAGCATGCCGTGATCGACGAGCCCTATGAGGGCATGCCTGCTGCCGAGGTGGGACTGCACAAGGGCGACATCATCCTGAGCATCGACGATACGACGATGACCGACAAGAACGTGAGCTATGTGAGCTCGCACCTGCGTGGCGATGCCGGCACCAGTTTTGTGCTGAAGGTGAAACGCCCCTCGACAGGCAAGGAAATGAAGTTCAAGATTACGCGCCGCAATATCCAGTTGCCCGTGCTGCCCTACTACGGTATGCGCCCAGGCAACATTGGCTATATCAACCTGAATCAGTTTACTGAGGGATGCGCCAAAGAGGTGCGCCGCGCCTTTATCGACCTGAAGAACCAAGGTGCCAAGGCCCTGATCTTCGACCTGCGCAGCAATGGCGGCGGCAGCGAGATGGAGGCCGTGGATATTGTGAACCTGTGGGTGCCGCAGGAGCAGACGGTGGTAGAGAACAAGGGTAAGGTGCGTCAGGCCAACCGTGTGTATAAGACCCGACTGGAGCCTGTGGACACCGTGATGCCCATGGTGGTGCTGGTGAACGGCGAGACCGCCTCGGCCTCGGAGATTACCAGTGGCGCCCTGCAGGACCTGGATCGTGCAGTTATCTTAGGTACGCGCACGTATGGCAAGGGCTTGGTGCAGGTGCCTATGGACCTGCCCTATAACACGAACGTGAAGATCACTACGGCCCACTATTATATTCCCAGTGGGCGCTGCATCCAGGCTATCAACTATAAGCGCAATGGCAAAGAACGCATTGCCGACTCGCTGACCACGGTGTTTCACACCCGTGGCGGACGTGAGGTGCGCGACGGCGGCGGCATCATGCCCGATGTGGAGGTGAAGAGTGATACGATGCCTAATATCGCCTACTATCTGTCGGCCAGTGGCGTCGACTCGACTGAGGTGATGTTCGACTATGTGGTGGACTATCTGGACCATCATCCCACGATTGCGCCAGCCAAGGACTTCCACCTGACTGAGGCCGACTGGCAGGCGTTCCGTCAGCGTGTCATCGACAGTGGGTTTACTTACGACCCCGTGTCGCAGAAGCAGTTTGACGAGCTGGTGAAGACAGCGAAGTTTGAGGGCTACTATGACGACGCCAAGGAGGCTTTCGACGCACTGGAGAAGAAACTGAAACATAATGTGGCCAGCGACCTGGACAAGCATCGCAAGACCATTCAGCAGGTGCTGGAGTTGGACATCATCGCTGCCTACTACTATCAGAAGGGTTCGCTGGAGGCTGGACTGAACTACGACGGTCAGCTCAGAGAGGCCGAGCGCATACTCAACGACCCTGCTGAATACCAGCGCATTCTTCAACCCGTAAAGCAAAAGAAGTAA
- a CDS encoding Ig-like domain-containing protein, with amino-acid sequence MKRLLLSLIVILTALHVSAYKKQSIDITVNGKSRNMVVFTPNSLPANSPLFIVTHGMNQDPEYQYGSDKMYEMIDTAKFVIAYLRSNGSTWDTGGTGDQLFVSKTIDEMYTRYEINKDRVYWSGFSMGSMLIHHCIANMQNKIAAFAPTSGIQFSESPWNNCSKPVNLLECIAYGDDVFGYEKYGIHAYIENYAKHDKHTSYSKTTGYKPISSSWYDGDLEKWTGGPNGGEVWLYSYNNGGHWPMDLNRHLIWNFCKRFTLNQPNAHFTQPAGETTNLCMAPKDKATFPDISIAATAKARSATVKKVTFYDGKTFLDSLTAAPYQASVIQPKSGKHNLIAEVTDSKGRTGSSSCLVNNVLTQTSYSLVQRFKTEGSVPQDWYASDGSTKRIGGGLPATSGPRLLRFTNSTRAFQYGLLVQNATGKEKAAWAKFGTSEGRSSLYLHAGHYIIRYKVCNWNRPSFSPITVAIETAEGEETASTTYTPNVNIGNNVANKFTGVTLQSFEFDITKSGYYVIAFYADAARNADFVVGTINIQAMSFDTTGITDVTKSNSPAPTRIYDLSGRRVANKQLKPGLYIINGRKTVVK; translated from the coding sequence ATGAAACGATTATTACTATCACTTATCGTTATCCTAACTGCGTTGCACGTCAGCGCCTACAAGAAACAGTCCATAGACATTACCGTCAACGGCAAGAGTAGAAACATGGTGGTATTCACCCCCAACAGTCTGCCCGCCAACTCACCTCTCTTCATTGTGACGCACGGCATGAACCAGGACCCGGAATACCAGTATGGCTCCGACAAGATGTACGAGATGATCGACACGGCCAAGTTTGTCATTGCCTATCTGCGCAGCAACGGCAGCACTTGGGACACTGGCGGCACGGGCGACCAGCTCTTTGTGAGCAAGACCATCGACGAGATGTACACACGCTATGAGATCAACAAGGACCGTGTCTACTGGTCGGGCTTCTCCATGGGTTCCATGCTCATTCACCATTGCATTGCCAACATGCAGAACAAGATTGCAGCCTTTGCCCCCACCAGCGGCATCCAGTTCTCTGAGTCGCCCTGGAACAACTGCTCAAAGCCCGTCAACCTGCTGGAATGTATTGCCTACGGCGACGATGTGTTTGGCTACGAGAAATATGGCATCCACGCCTATATCGAGAACTATGCCAAGCACGACAAGCATACCAGCTACTCAAAGACCACAGGCTATAAGCCCATCAGCAGCTCCTGGTACGACGGCGACCTGGAGAAATGGACGGGCGGCCCCAATGGTGGCGAGGTGTGGCTCTATTCTTATAATAATGGCGGCCACTGGCCCATGGACCTGAACCGCCACCTCATCTGGAACTTCTGCAAGCGCTTCACGCTGAACCAGCCCAACGCGCACTTCACCCAGCCTGCCGGCGAAACCACCAACCTCTGCATGGCACCCAAGGACAAAGCCACATTCCCTGACATCAGCATCGCTGCCACGGCCAAGGCTAGGAGCGCCACCGTCAAGAAGGTGACCTTCTACGATGGCAAGACGTTCCTCGACTCACTGACGGCCGCTCCCTATCAGGCATCAGTCATTCAGCCCAAGAGTGGCAAGCACAACCTCATTGCCGAGGTGACCGACAGCAAGGGCCGTACTGGCAGTTCCTCTTGCCTGGTGAACAACGTCCTCACACAGACCTCCTACTCGCTGGTGCAGCGCTTCAAGACCGAGGGTTCCGTGCCACAAGACTGGTATGCCAGCGATGGCTCCACCAAGCGCATTGGTGGCGGACTGCCAGCCACCAGCGGCCCCCGACTTCTGCGTTTCACAAACAGCACACGTGCCTTCCAGTATGGCCTGCTCGTCCAAAACGCCACTGGCAAGGAGAAAGCTGCATGGGCCAAGTTTGGCACCAGCGAAGGTCGCTCCTCTCTCTATCTGCATGCCGGCCATTATATAATAAGGTATAAGGTGTGCAACTGGAACCGCCCCTCGTTCTCGCCCATCACCGTGGCCATCGAAACAGCCGAGGGTGAGGAAACAGCCTCAACCACCTATACGCCCAACGTCAACATTGGCAACAACGTGGCCAACAAGTTTACAGGCGTCACCCTCCAGTCGTTCGAGTTCGACATCACCAAGTCGGGCTACTACGTCATCGCCTTCTATGCCGATGCCGCCCGCAATGCCGACTTCGTGGTGGGCACCATCAACATCCAGGCCATGAGCTTCGACACCACTGGCATCACCGATGTCACCAAGTCGAACAGCCCTGCCCCCACCCGCATCTACGACCTCAGCGGCCGTCGCGTGGCCAACAAACAGCTGAAGCCAGGCCTTTATATTATTAATGGTCGTAAAACAGTGGTAAAATAA